One stretch of Bradyrhizobium canariense DNA includes these proteins:
- a CDS encoding ABC transporter ATP-binding protein: MEHALEVRGVSLRFGGVHALTDVSFGVNEGELFSIIGPNGAGKTSIVNCISGRYRPTEGQLFYRGQDITALNPNARPRLGIGRTFQNLALFHHMSVLDNIMVGRHHLLKNNFITGSLYWLTGARREELQHRRKVEEIIDFLDLQSVRKATAGTLPYGLRKRVELARAMALEPQLILLDEPMAGMNFEEKEDMARYIVDLNEEYGMTVVMIEHDMGVVMDISHRIMVLDFGRKIAEGDPTSVLADPHVKRAYLGEEDEVLVDPDHTPAPAESAA; the protein is encoded by the coding sequence GTGGAACACGCTTTGGAAGTGCGTGGGGTATCGTTGCGTTTTGGTGGCGTGCACGCGCTCACCGACGTCAGCTTTGGCGTCAACGAGGGCGAACTGTTCTCGATCATCGGGCCCAACGGCGCCGGCAAGACCTCGATCGTCAACTGTATCTCGGGACGCTACCGTCCGACCGAAGGCCAGCTGTTCTATCGCGGCCAGGACATCACCGCGCTCAATCCCAACGCACGGCCCCGGCTCGGCATCGGCCGCACCTTCCAGAACCTCGCGCTGTTTCATCACATGAGCGTGCTCGACAACATCATGGTCGGGCGTCACCATCTGCTGAAGAACAATTTCATCACGGGATCGCTGTACTGGCTGACCGGCGCGCGGCGCGAGGAGCTCCAGCACCGCCGCAAGGTCGAAGAGATCATCGATTTCCTCGACCTGCAGTCAGTGCGCAAGGCGACCGCCGGAACGCTGCCTTATGGCTTGCGCAAGCGCGTAGAACTGGCGCGCGCGATGGCGCTTGAGCCGCAACTGATCCTGCTCGACGAGCCGATGGCCGGCATGAATTTCGAGGAAAAGGAGGACATGGCGCGCTACATCGTCGACCTCAACGAAGAGTACGGCATGACCGTCGTCATGATCGAGCACGACATGGGCGTGGTGATGGATATTTCCCACCGGATCATGGTGCTGGATTTCGGCCGCAAGATCGCCGAAGGCGACCCGACATCGGTGCTGGCCGATCCCCATGTGAAGCGCGCTTATCTCGGCGAAGAGGACGAGGTTCTGGTCGATCCCGATCATACACCGGCGCCTGCGGAGAGCGCCGCATGA
- the gmd gene encoding GDP-mannose 4,6-dehydratase: MAVQDSKRRVALITGVTGQDGAYLSEYLLGLGYTVHGIKRRSSSFNTARVDHLYEDRHAGNVPFLLHYGDMTDSTNLIRLMQQIRPTEIYNLAAQSHVGVSFESPEYTANADAIGVLRLLEAIRILGMEKETRFYQASTSELYGLVQEIPQKETTPFYPRSPYGVAKLYGYWITVNYREAYGIYASNGILFNHESPIRGETFVTRKITRSVARIETGLEDTLYLGNLEAKRDWGHAKDYVEGMYRILQADAPDDFVLATGETRSVREFVELAFAEVGRTIAWQGKGVEETGIDKKSGKTVVRIDPTYFRPTEVDLLIGDASKARDKLGWKPKTTFTQLVKEMMAGDLAIARREAANGKHSV, translated from the coding sequence ATGGCGGTTCAGGATTCAAAACGGCGTGTCGCGCTGATTACCGGCGTGACCGGGCAGGATGGTGCTTATCTCTCCGAATACCTGCTAGGCCTCGGCTACACGGTGCACGGCATCAAGCGGCGGTCGTCCTCTTTCAATACCGCGCGAGTTGATCATCTCTACGAGGATCGCCATGCCGGCAATGTGCCGTTCCTGCTGCACTATGGCGACATGACGGATTCGACCAATCTGATCCGGCTGATGCAGCAGATCCGCCCCACTGAGATCTATAACCTCGCCGCCCAAAGCCATGTCGGCGTGAGCTTTGAGAGCCCTGAATATACCGCGAATGCCGATGCTATCGGCGTGCTCCGGCTATTGGAAGCGATCCGCATCCTCGGCATGGAAAAAGAGACGCGCTTCTACCAGGCGTCGACGTCCGAACTCTACGGCCTGGTTCAGGAGATTCCGCAAAAGGAAACCACGCCGTTCTATCCGCGGTCGCCCTATGGCGTCGCCAAGCTCTACGGCTACTGGATCACGGTGAACTACCGCGAAGCCTACGGCATCTACGCCTCGAACGGCATCCTGTTCAATCACGAAAGCCCGATCCGCGGCGAAACCTTCGTGACGCGCAAGATCACGCGCAGCGTTGCCCGCATCGAGACCGGCCTTGAAGACACGCTGTATCTCGGAAATCTCGAGGCCAAGCGCGATTGGGGCCATGCCAAGGATTACGTCGAGGGCATGTACAGGATATTGCAGGCTGATGCGCCGGACGATTTCGTGCTGGCAACCGGCGAGACCCGCTCGGTGCGCGAATTCGTCGAACTGGCGTTTGCCGAGGTCGGCCGCACCATCGCGTGGCAGGGCAAGGGTGTCGAGGAGACCGGCATCGACAAGAAATCCGGCAAGACCGTCGTTCGCATCGATCCAACCTATTTCCGCCCCACCGAAGTCGATTTGTTGATCGGCGACGCTTCCAAGGCGCGCGACAAGCTCGGCTGGAAGCCGAAGACAACCTTCACCCAGCTCGTCAAGGAGATGATGGCGGGCGATCTCGCGATCGCCAGGCGGGAGGCTGCCAATGGCAAGCACTCCGTTTGA
- a CDS encoding GDP-L-fucose synthase family protein gives MASTPFELTGKTVFVAGHKGMVGAALVRRLARENVELLTVGRNEVDLRDQAAVFGWFAKKRPQAVFLAAAKVGGIVANNTLRGEFLYDNLVIAANVIQAAHTNATQKLMFLGSSCIYPRLAPQPLREDSMLTGPLEPTNEPYAIAKIAGIKMVEAYRSQYGSDFINVMPTNLYGPGDNYHPEYSHVVAALIRRFHEAKVSGASNVVVWGTGTPRREFLYVDDLADACIHLMKSYSSDELVNIGTGEDITIAEFARVVAAAVGYTGGISFNPSRPDGTPRKLLDVSRLAKLGWRASTSLKDGIGLAYQAYLRDSK, from the coding sequence ATGGCAAGCACTCCGTTTGAGCTGACCGGCAAGACGGTCTTTGTTGCCGGCCACAAAGGGATGGTCGGGGCCGCGCTGGTGCGCCGGCTCGCGCGGGAGAATGTCGAACTGCTGACGGTCGGGCGCAACGAAGTCGATCTGCGCGACCAGGCCGCCGTGTTCGGCTGGTTTGCCAAAAAGCGCCCGCAGGCGGTGTTTCTGGCCGCGGCCAAGGTCGGCGGCATCGTCGCCAACAACACGCTGCGCGGCGAATTTCTCTACGACAACCTCGTCATCGCGGCCAATGTGATCCAGGCCGCCCACACCAACGCGACCCAGAAACTGATGTTTCTCGGCTCGTCCTGCATCTATCCAAGGCTCGCGCCGCAGCCGCTGCGCGAAGATTCGATGCTGACCGGGCCGCTGGAGCCGACCAACGAACCCTACGCGATCGCCAAGATCGCCGGGATCAAGATGGTCGAGGCCTATCGCAGCCAGTATGGCTCCGACTTCATCAATGTGATGCCGACCAATCTGTACGGGCCCGGCGACAATTATCATCCCGAATACAGCCATGTCGTCGCCGCGCTGATCCGCAGGTTTCACGAGGCGAAGGTTTCCGGCGCTTCCAACGTCGTGGTTTGGGGCACCGGCACGCCGCGGCGGGAATTCCTGTATGTCGACGATCTTGCGGATGCCTGCATTCATCTGATGAAGAGCTATTCCAGCGACGAGCTGGTCAATATCGGCACCGGCGAAGACATCACCATCGCCGAATTCGCCCGCGTCGTCGCCGCAGCCGTTGGCTATACCGGCGGGATCAGCTTCAATCCCTCGCGGCCCGACGGCACGCCGCGCAAATTGCTCGATGTCAGCCGTCTCGCCAAACTCGGCTGGCGTGCAAGCACCTCCCTCAAGGATGGGATCGGGCTCGCCTATCAGGCGTATTTGCGCGACTCGAAATGA
- a CDS encoding uroporphyrinogen-III synthase has translation MADRLNGYRILIMETREEAQFSRLLAEQGADVVQCPMFTIHDSPDSAPIEAWIRRFIDAPFDDLVLMTGEGLRRLMKVARRINVDGDFIAALGKARKFARGPKPGRALREIGLEPQVTTEKPTSEGIAEMLSRVDLTGHRLGLQLYPDKDHGRLIGAITAQGAEVDTVLPYVYDAQAAETNIITAIDEMANGRIDAIALTSSGQARRLFEVAQAHDCEARLREGLERTPIASVGPVVSEELKAHGLRTDISPANEAYFMKPLISAMAAELGKTAPRSAAHR, from the coding sequence ATGGCGGACAGACTGAACGGCTATCGCATTCTCATCATGGAAACGCGCGAGGAAGCGCAGTTTTCCCGCCTACTCGCCGAGCAAGGCGCCGATGTGGTGCAATGTCCGATGTTCACCATCCACGATTCGCCCGATTCCGCCCCGATCGAGGCATGGATCAGGCGTTTCATTGACGCGCCTTTCGACGATCTGGTGCTGATGACCGGCGAAGGCCTGCGGCGGCTGATGAAGGTGGCGCGGCGGATCAACGTCGACGGCGACTTCATTGCCGCGCTCGGCAAGGCGCGAAAATTCGCCCGCGGGCCGAAGCCCGGCCGTGCACTGCGCGAGATCGGCCTCGAGCCGCAGGTCACGACGGAAAAGCCAACCTCGGAAGGCATTGCCGAGATGCTGTCACGCGTCGATCTCACAGGGCATCGTCTGGGCCTGCAGCTCTACCCGGACAAGGATCACGGCCGACTGATCGGCGCCATCACGGCGCAAGGCGCCGAAGTAGATACCGTATTGCCCTATGTCTATGACGCGCAGGCGGCCGAAACCAACATCATCACCGCCATCGACGAAATGGCCAATGGCCGTATTGATGCGATTGCGCTGACCAGTTCCGGTCAGGCGCGCCGCCTGTTCGAAGTGGCCCAGGCCCACGATTGCGAAGCGCGGTTGCGCGAGGGGCTTGAGCGCACGCCGATCGCTTCCGTCGGCCCGGTGGTGTCGGAGGAACTCAAAGCGCACGGCCTGCGCACCGACATCTCGCCGGCCAACGAAGCCTATTTCATGAAGCCGCTGATCTCGGCAATGGCAGCAGAGCTGGGCAAGACCGCGCCGCGTTCCGCCGCCCACCGCTGA
- the purU gene encoding formyltetrahydrofolate deformylase, whose protein sequence is MPDHQFVLTLSCPDRPGIVSAVSTFLAHNGQNILDAQQFNDVETGHFFMRVVFNAADLAVNLAALQTGFTAIADRFGMDWLMRDRATRRRVMLLVSKSDHCLADILYRWRTGELEMIPTAIVSNHPRETYGSLDFGEIPFHFFPVTRETKREQETSIWDLVEQTKTDLVVLARYMQILSDEMSAKLSGRCINIHHSFLPGFKGARPYHQAHERGVKLIGATAHYVTRDLDEGPIIDQDVEHISHRDTPDDLVRKGRDIERRVLARAMRHHLEDRVLLNGRKTVVFMG, encoded by the coding sequence ATGCCCGACCATCAATTCGTTCTGACACTATCCTGCCCGGACCGTCCCGGCATTGTCTCCGCGGTGTCGACGTTCCTCGCCCATAACGGGCAGAACATTCTCGACGCGCAGCAGTTCAACGACGTCGAGACCGGTCATTTCTTCATGCGGGTGGTGTTCAACGCCGCCGATCTAGCGGTCAATCTCGCCGCCCTGCAAACCGGATTCACCGCGATCGCGGACCGTTTCGGCATGGACTGGCTGATGCGCGATCGCGCCACGCGCCGCCGGGTGATGCTGCTGGTCTCCAAATCGGATCACTGCCTCGCCGATATCCTTTATCGCTGGCGGACCGGTGAGCTGGAAATGATCCCGACCGCCATTGTCTCCAACCATCCGCGAGAAACCTACGGCAGTCTCGATTTCGGCGAGATCCCGTTTCACTTTTTTCCCGTAACCAGGGAAACCAAGCGCGAACAGGAAACCTCGATCTGGGACCTGGTCGAACAAACCAAAACCGATCTGGTGGTGCTGGCGCGTTACATGCAGATCCTGTCGGACGAGATGTCCGCCAAACTGTCCGGACGCTGCATCAACATCCACCACTCGTTTCTGCCGGGCTTCAAGGGCGCGCGGCCGTATCATCAGGCGCATGAGCGCGGCGTCAAATTGATCGGCGCCACCGCGCATTACGTGACCCGCGACCTCGATGAGGGCCCGATCATCGACCAGGACGTCGAGCACATCAGCCATCGCGACACGCCCGACGATCTCGTCCGCAAGGGACGCGATATCGAGCGCCGCGTGCTGGCGCGCGCGATGCGCCATCATCTGGAAGATCGCGTGCTCCTCAACGGCCGCAAGACCGTGGTGTTCATGGGGTGA